One Danio rerio strain Tuebingen ecotype United States chromosome 9, GRCz12tu, whole genome shotgun sequence genomic region harbors:
- the parp14rs3 gene encoding protein mono-ADP-ribosyltransferase PARP14 isoform X2, translating to MEGRSLLLEGLPDDFHKLKPKLELYFRNKRRSGGEILHLREHEEDRRKALLDYLQEEDLQKVLDTRVHTVTLKGYGEVELTVKLPEQKNRPAELKTPEDSLQHKVSALQEETAVRHHTDRDCETPDVLISSSRSLNKETLQMYIEQFTEHFELARHGNNSWILKLYSQSDLEEIVSRDEHQFGLSVAVHSVSDRAEAWDPRRFILSGFDGTTECDLISVFIGSCSRTTTHCWEPLDEGRVVVSFRQDIDVNSFMKKCTSKQLQGRDIGVTRMERTDSVLLRGDLEPLSEDILTLYFNNKKRSGGGETQAFIWINRRNSAVLTFTNADDAYAVVEQKHSVSGTDVQAYLFYSSLQKALTGEKPNLTEISTKLKIPVSEDLLRFWESDERNRKQLESKAERLQAKVLMDSRAAAGEITLEMNISVNTLAALHIAPYWKTRTSRGIEAILSRFDTAELSVETEVWRRAEDACRRCKTADTALSYSENRSAVAIAGEKDQVRILSEQIRLLVENAAAELEQERNTVQIRLDNRETFELICEHLRGDLPQVDLSYDEEQQAVSLRGLKESVDSAQTLIRQAQQSFITHRIMLSAALQHFTQSVELRQLEGELLPKHTPARLLDCKDGLGLVLEKKHLQATEDRIRQILEEQVIQLSSGQCDEKWTRFLGSLQKQSSPGVSITTADTQITICGFSNAVAEAAGKVKRYLEQREPTTESVLLRSEREAEFVEACLRLSELPELQSLSATVLVHRTADGPRLKVTADKQHIQEAVEVVQKQLAAIIVEKHEYGRAGEAKILEKHRVAVRTKAQERRCGLFLSQKPPAASAPPLSFTHRIGKRMSLSITEGALQHLAADAFLCPLDSKLGFSDPVAQAVLRFRGESIADTCGTQKSPQPGDVLLGSAGRLGVGMLLLAVLPQKGQPQDSQRLQSAVCNSLRKAEEHSCSSIALPPVGCGTFGFSVTESCMAIRAAVLQISQSPLKNLRNVTIVAPDQRMLEEFNTRIQELGFPLQPVKRRRGSDRRVLINGVPILLKKGDITKEAADVIVNSTNKTLDLNTGVSGAILKAAGRSVVDECKKRAPLPAGGVLLTSAGDLQCRSIAQMVGPENITDITHSLGKILNLCEEKQATSLAIPAIGTGRGGFSPRDSMRAMLTALQTHLTEPNSSTLSRITVLALQQDTFQAFRHCFKEWNQPTHGKMPENQVKIRNTTIEVRKGSITTESVRGIVNTTNRDMSRRGGVSGAIFKAAGASVEQECRKHGPLQGDDAAVTAAGLLHCDLILHMLGPHSAAESRTRVRKVLERCEEKQITTVSFPAIGTGGGGVQPVDAATAMLQGFADHLTKSTSSVVKLIYIVIDRDNILQEFLNGLKTWRANTETSRDEDNEDEEDCSSSSDPEADEAVEVFLGPLTIRVSCGDITKVKVEAVVNSTNTSLNLSSGVSGAILKASGPTVVKECKAKAPQPEDGVVLTRAGNLTNCTHIVHMVGQTSRTGIRSSMAKVLKTCEENHIRSVSFPALGTGAGHLPAAAVADAMTTALADFVKDSPKHLNRVHIVIFQPKLLPDFQKAVRSCRRMMVSAGQVKVKPLPALCLARESAAVSFPVMEMEVYGTSRTQLAEVKSLLDDLLSEESESKDLQSRHIADLTESDAEAVVKLSRAGQVRVQMESLEQLTVSGRREEVLEAALKISLLLQEAQERAARGAAVQRLRDILSWEKLTGERWTPLDPSVSYDMELAFHRQQKSFQFQQDGEMFTVDFSCMELRCSAQETTRVRRSLRGDSDTAIIHPPPTWSKMDGRDWAVVTLQSHSEEYQRIEAEFVRSSKHPGVRPVQVQQIDRVQSQSQWQRYSVLKQAVDKKYPTQSNERLLYHGTTREISHKINKNGFNRSFCGRNAVAHGDGTYFARDAWYSCQDQYSSVDGSGLRCVYRARVVTGAMCKSRAGMKEPEPLDATDPQAGLHDCAVDSLQKPFIFVVFCDAGAYPEYLITFKSI from the exons AAACAGCAGTCAGGCATCATACAG ACAGGGACTGTGAGACTCCTGATGTGCTGATCTCCAGCTCTCGCTCGCTCAATAAGGAAACTCTGCAGATGTATATTGAGCAGTTTACAGAACACTTCGAGCTCGCCAGACACGGAAACAACAGCTGGATCCTCAAGCTCTACAGTCAGTCAG ATCTGGAGGAGATTGTGTCCCGGGATGAGCACCAGTTTGGTCTATCTGTAGCCGTGCACAGCGTATCTGACCGGGCCGAGGCCTGGGACCCGCGCCGCTTCATCCTGAGCGGGTTTGACGGCACCACCGAATGTGACCTGATCTCAGTGTTCATCGGCAGCTGCAGCAGAACCACCACACACTGCTGGGAGCCGCTGGATGAGGGCCGGGTCGTGGTCAGCTTCAGGCAGGACATTG ATGTGAACTCATTCATGAAGAAATGCACATCGAAGCAGCTCCAAGGGCGAGACATCGGGGTGACGCGGATGGAGCGGACTGATTCGGTCCTGCTTCGTGGAGATCTGGAGCCGCTCAGCGAAGACATTCTCACACTTTACTTTAACAACAAGAAGAGGAGCGGCGGAGGAGAAACGCAAGCCTTCATCTGGATCAACAGGAGGAACAGCGCCGTCCTCACCTTCACTAACGCTGACG ATGCGTATGCAGTGGTGGAACAAAAGCACAGTGTTAGCGGCACAGATGTTCAGGCTTACCTGTTCTACTCGAGTCTGCAAAAGGCTTTAACTGGAGAAAAACCGAATCTGACGGAGATCAGCACGAAGCTGAAGATTCCTGTCAGCGAAGACCTGCTGCGCTTCTGGGAGAGTGACGAGCGCAATCGCAAACAGCTGGAGAGCAAAGCGGAGCGGCTGCAGGCTAAAGTGCTGATGGACAGCAGAGCGGCGGCCGGAGAGATAACTCTGGAGATGAACATTAGTGTAAACACACTGGCGGCTCTGCACATCGCCCCCTACTGGAAGACCCGCACCTCCAGGGGAATAGAAGCCATCCTGAGTCGATTTGACACCGCGGAGCTGAGCGTGGAGACGGAGGTCTGGAGGAGAGCAGAGGATGCCTGCCGCCGCTGCAAGACAGCCGATACGGCACTCTCATACAGTGAAAACCGGTCTGCAGTCGCCATCGCTGGAGAAAAAGACCAGGTCAGGATCCTCTCAGAGCAGATCCGGCTGCTGGTGGAGAACGCAGCCGCAGAGCTGGAGCAGGAGAGAAACACGGTGCAGATCCGGCTGGACAACAGAGAGACGTTTGAGCTCATCTGCGAGCACCTGCGGGGGGATCTGCCACAGGTGGATCTGTCCTATGATGAGGAGCAGCAGGCGGTTTCCCTCCGAGGACTGAAGGAGAGCGTGGATTCAGCACAGACGCTCATCAGACAGGCTCAGCAGAGCTTCATCACGCACCGGATCATGCTTTCTGCTGCTCTCCAACACTTCACACAATCGGTGGAGCTCCGACAGCTGGAGGGAGAACTCCTGCCCAAACACACCCCGGCCCGACTGCTGGACTGCAAGGACGGTCTGGGGCTCGTGCTGGAGAAGAAACACCTGCAGGCCACCGAGGACAGAATCAGGCAGATTCTGGAGGAGCAGGTTATCCAGCTGTCCTCAGGTCAGTGTGATGAGAAATGGACACGCTTCCTCGGGAGTCTACAGAAGCAGAGCTCTCCCGGCGTCAGCATCACGACCGCAGACACACAGATCACCATCTGCGGATTCTCCAATGCCGTCGCTGAGGCTGCAGGAAAGGTAAAGCGTTACCTGGAGCAGCGGGAGCCCACAACCGAGAGCGTCCTGCTGAGATCTGAGCGAGAGGCTGAGTTTGTGGAGGCCTGTCTGCGTCTGTCTGAACTCCCAGAGCTCCAGAGCCTCAGCGCCACAGTCCTCGTCCACAGAACAGCAGACGGTCCTCGCCTTAAGGTGACGGCGGACAAACAGCACATCCAGGAGGCTGTCGAAGTCGTGCAGAAGCAGCTGGCGGCCATTATTGTAGAGAAACACGAGTATGGCAGAGCAGGAGAAGCAAAGATTCTGGAAAAACACCGGGTCGCTGTGAGGACGAAGGCACAGGAAAGACGCTGTGGATTGTTCTTATCACAGAAACCCCCAGCGGCCTCGGCACCGCCACTGAGCTTCACACACAGAATAGGCAAACGCATGAGTCTGAGCATCACTGAAGGAGCCCTGCAGCACCTCGCGGCCGACGCCTTTCTCTGCCCGCTGGACAGCAAGCTGGGCTTCAGTGACCCCGTCGCTCAGGCTGTTCTCCGCTTCAGGGGTGAATCCATCGCAGACACGTGTGGAACTCAGAAAAGTCCTCAGCCTGGAGACGTGCTGCTCGGCTCCGCAGGGAGACTCGGTGTCGGGATGCTGCTGTTGGCTGTGCTGCCGCAAAAGGGTCAGCCTCAGGACTCTCAGCGGCTTCAGTCCGCCGTCTGCAACAGTCTGCGGAAAGCAGAGGAACACTCCTGCTCCTCCATCGCCCTTCCGCCAGTCGGCTGTGGAACCTTTGGGTTTTCTGTCACAGAAAGCTGCATGGCGATCCGAGCCGCGGTTCTGCAGATCTCTCAGAGTCCCCTGAAAAACCTTAGAAACGTCACTATAGTGGCTCCAGACCAGAGGATGCTGGAGGAGTTCAACACACGGATCCAGGAGCTG GGATTTCCTCTACAGCCTGTGAAGCGTAGACGCGGATCAGACAGGAGAG TGCTGATCAATGGTGTGCCGATACTCCTCAAGAAGGGCGACATCACCAAAGAGGCGGCGGATGTTATAGTGAACTCGACCAACAAGACTCTAGATCTGAACACAG GTGTTTCTGGAGCCATCCTCAAAGCTGCTGGGAGATCAGTTGTTGACGAGTGTAAAAAGCGAG ctcctCTACCGGCAGGTGGTGTGCTCCTGACCTCTGCTGGAGATCTTCAGTGCCGCAGCATTGCTCAGATGGTTGGACCGGAGAACATCACAGACATCACACACTCTCTGGGGAAAATCCTGAACCTCTGTGAGGAGAAACAGGCCACGAGTCTCGCTATTCCTGCTATCGGAACAG GGCGCGGAGGCTTCAGCCCCAGAGACTCGATGCGGGCGATGCTGACGGCGCTGCAGACACACCTGACGGAGCCCAACTCCTCCACCCTCAGCAGAATCACTGTGCTGGCCCTGCAGCAGGACACCTTCCAGGCCTTTCGCCACTGCTTTAAAGAGTGGAACCAG CCCACACACGGCAAGATGCCCGAGAATCAAG TCAAAATCAGAAATACCACAATCGAGGTGAGGAAGGGCAGCATCACGACTGAAAGCGTGCGAGGAATCGTCAACACCACCAACAGAGACATGAGTCGGAGAGGAG GTGTTTCAGGTGCCATATTTAAAGCAGCAGGAGCGTCTGTGGAGCAGGAGTGTCGAAAACACG gccCTCTGCAGGGTGATGACGCCGCAGTGACTGCCGCTGGACTCCTGCACTGTGACCTGATCCTCCACATGCTCGGCCCACACTCTGCCGCAGAGAGCCGGACACGCGTGAGGAAGGTTCTGGAGCGCTGCGAGGAGAAGCAGATCACCACCGTCTCCTTTCCGGCCATTGGCACTG gaGGTGGAGGTGTTCAGCCTGTAGATGCGGCCACTGCGATGCTGCAGGGCTTTGCGGATCACCTGACTAAAAGCACCTCATCGGTGGTCAAGCTCATCTACATCGTGATCGACCGCGACAACATCTTGCAGGAGTTCCTGAATGGCCTTAAAACCTGGAGAGCAAACACAGAG acCAGCAGAGATGAAGACAATGAAGATGAAGAGGACTGCAGCTCCTCATCTGATCCAGAAGCTGACG AGGCAGTGGAGGTGTTTCTGGGCCCGCTGACCATCAGGGTGTCCTGTGGAGACATCACCAAGGTGAAGGTGGAGGCCGTGGTCAACAGCACCAACACAAGCCTCAACCTCAGCTCAG GTGTCTCAGGTGCGATTCTCAAAGCATCTGGACCAACAGTGGTCAAGGAGTGTAAAGCCAAAG CGCCTCAGCCTGAGGACGGTGTGGTCCTGACCAGAGCTGGAAACCTGACCAACTGCACACACATCGTCCACATGGTTGGACAGACCAGCAGGACGGGCATCCGCAGCTCCATGGCTAAAGTGCTGAAGACCTGTGAGGAGAACCACATCCGGTCGGTCTCGTTCCCGGCTCTGGGAACAG GAGCTGGACATCTGCCCGCAGCCGCAGTCGCTGACGCAATGACCACAGCTCTGGCTGACTTCGTGAAGGACTCGCCCAAACATCTGAACCGTGTCCACATCGTGATCTTCCAGCCGAAACTGCTGCCCGACTTCCAGAAGGCCGTGAGGAGCTGCAGGAGGATGATGGTGTCAG CAGGTCAGGTCAAGGTCAAACCGCTGCCGGCTCTGTGTCTAGCGAGGGAATCGGCTGCGGTGTCGTTCCCTGTGATGGAGATGGAGGTGTACGGGACGTCCAGAACACAGCTGGCGGAGGTGAAGAGTCTGCTGGATGACCTGCTGTCGGAGGAGAGCGAGAGCAAAGATCTTCAGTCCAGACACATCGCAGACCTGACGGAGAGTGACGCCGAGGCCGTGGTGAAGCTGAGCCGGGCCGGGCAGGTCAGAGTGCAGATGGAGAGTCTGGAGCAGCTGACGGTGTCGGGCAGGAGGGAGGAGGTGCTGGAGGCCGCGCTGAAGATCAGCCTGCTGCTGCAGGAGGCGCAGGAGCGGGCGGCGCGCGGGGCGGCGGTGCAGCGGCTGCGGGACATTCTGAGCTGGGAGAAGCTCACAGGAGAACGCTGGACGCCGCTGGATCCCTCCGTCAGCTACGACATGGAGCTGGCCTTCCACCGCCAGCAGAAGAGCTTCCAGTTCCAGCAGGACGGAGAGATGTTCACGGTGGACTTCAGCTGCATGGAGCTCCGCTGCAGCGCACAGGAGACCACCAGGGTCAGGAGGAGTCTGCGGGGGGACTCGGACACGG CCATCATTCATCCTCCTCCAACATGGAGCAAAATGGACGGGCGTGATTGGGCAGTGGTCACCCTGCAGAGCCATTCAGAGGAATATCAGAGGATAGAGGCAGAGTTCGTGCGGTCCAGCAAGCACCCCGGCGTGCGTCCTGTACAGGTGCAGCAG attgaCAGGGTTCAGAGTCAGTCTCAGTGGCAGAGATACAGCGTGCTGAAGCAGGCCGTGGATAAGAAATACCCCACCCAGAGCAACGAGCGTCTGCTTTACCACGGCACCACCAGAGAGATCAGCCACAAGATCAACAAGAACGGCTTCAACCGCAGCTTCTGCGGGAGGAACG cTGTGGCTCACGGGGACGGCACATACTTCGCCCGGGACGCCTGGTACTCATGTCAGGACCAGTACTCGAGTGTGGACGGGTCGGGGCTGCGGTGTGTGTATCGGGCACGGGTGGTGACGGGTGCGATGTGTAAGAGCCGCGCGGGCATGAAGGAGCCAGAGCCGCTGGACGCCACAGACCCGCAGGCCGGACTCCACGACTGCGCCGTCGACAGCCTGCAGAAACCCTTCATATTCGTGGTGTTCTGCGACGCCGGAGCCTATCCTGAATACCTCATCACATTCAAGTCCATATAG